A region of Crenobacter cavernae DNA encodes the following proteins:
- the murG gene encoding undecaprenyldiphospho-muramoylpentapeptide beta-N-acetylglucosaminyltransferase, with protein MANRTIMVMAGGTGGHIFPGLAVAKELTSRGWKVIWLGAEGGMETRLVPEHGFAIETVKIRGVRGNGIARKLALPFVMAGALLKSTVVIFRHRPDIAIGFGGYTGFPGGLASRFFWKPLIVHEQNSVAGLTNKLLSKIASRTLFAFPGAFPGTDGLVGNPVRADIAAIAAPEARFAGRAGPLKVLVVGGSLGAKVFNDTVPEALARIPADRRPQVVHQAGSKAIDELKANYAKVGVTADCRAFIADMAAEYASADVVVCRAGALTVAELAAAGVGSLLVPYPHAVDDHQTGNARYLADAGAAKLLPQNELDVDGLADWLASLTREQCLAMAEKARALALTDAAARVADVCEALTQE; from the coding sequence ATGGCGAACCGAACCATCATGGTCATGGCCGGCGGCACCGGCGGACATATCTTTCCCGGCCTCGCGGTCGCGAAGGAGCTGACCTCGCGCGGCTGGAAGGTGATCTGGCTGGGCGCAGAGGGCGGCATGGAAACGCGCCTGGTGCCAGAGCACGGTTTCGCGATCGAGACGGTGAAGATCCGCGGCGTGCGCGGCAACGGAATCGCGCGCAAGCTCGCGCTGCCCTTCGTGATGGCCGGCGCCTTGCTCAAGAGCACGGTCGTGATCTTTCGCCACCGTCCGGACATTGCGATCGGCTTCGGCGGCTATACCGGTTTTCCGGGCGGCCTCGCGTCGCGCTTCTTCTGGAAGCCGCTCATCGTGCACGAGCAGAACTCGGTCGCCGGGCTGACCAACAAGCTGCTATCGAAGATCGCCAGTCGCACGCTGTTTGCCTTCCCGGGCGCTTTCCCGGGGACCGATGGCCTCGTCGGCAACCCGGTGCGCGCCGACATCGCGGCCATTGCCGCACCCGAAGCACGCTTTGCCGGCCGTGCCGGTCCGCTGAAGGTGCTGGTCGTCGGCGGCAGCCTCGGCGCCAAGGTGTTCAACGACACCGTGCCCGAGGCGCTGGCCAGGATCCCGGCCGACAGGCGGCCGCAGGTGGTGCACCAGGCTGGTTCGAAGGCGATCGACGAACTTAAGGCCAACTACGCGAAGGTGGGCGTGACGGCAGACTGCCGCGCCTTCATCGCCGACATGGCGGCCGAGTACGCGTCCGCCGACGTGGTGGTGTGCCGCGCAGGCGCCTTGACGGTGGCCGAACTGGCGGCGGCGGGCGTCGGGAGTCTGCTCGTGCCCTACCCGCACGCGGTAGACGATCACCAGACCGGCAACGCCCGGTATCTGGCCGACGCCGGCGCGGCGAAGCTGCTGCCGCAGAATGAATTGGACGTCGACGGACTGGCCGACTGGCTCGCCTCGTTGACGCGCGAACAATGCCTCGCGATGGCCGAAAAGGCCCGCGCGCTGGCGCTGACCGACGCGGCGGCCCGTGTGGCCGACGTGTGCGAGGCGCTGACACAGGAATAA
- the ftsW gene encoding putative lipid II flippase FtsW gives MVIPGARRFSPITAFDEALMWALALLLSVSLVMVYSASIAYAEADPDTQNRFFYLIRHVMFLSVGMIGAAAAFQVPTAAWQKNASRLFIVGLVLLVAVLIPGIGKVVNGSRRWISLVVLNFQPSELMKFATVMYAADYTFRKSAKMHSFTQGFLPMLAAIVAVAFLLLMEPDFGALMVVMTIAMGILFLGGINLRIFGGLAVMAMMAIVLLIVTSPYRLKRVLGFMDPWEDPYGKGYQLSHSLIAIGRGEWFGVGLGGSVEKLFYLPEAHTDFIMAVISEEFGFFGILVVIGLYAWIVRRAFHIGVESKKLERYYQALVAQGIGIWLGIQSFFNIGVNMGLLPTKGLTLPLMSFGGSAMLMNLIAVAVLVRVDWENRRIMRGYKV, from the coding sequence ATGGTCATCCCCGGCGCGCGGCGTTTTTCCCCCATCACGGCCTTCGACGAAGCGCTGATGTGGGCGCTCGCGCTCCTCTTGTCGGTGAGCCTGGTGATGGTGTACTCGGCGTCGATCGCTTACGCCGAGGCCGACCCGGACACGCAAAACCGCTTCTTCTACCTGATCCGACACGTGATGTTCCTGTCGGTCGGGATGATAGGCGCGGCCGCGGCGTTCCAGGTGCCGACCGCGGCGTGGCAGAAGAACGCGAGCCGGCTGTTCATCGTCGGGCTGGTGCTGCTGGTGGCGGTGCTGATCCCCGGCATCGGCAAGGTGGTGAACGGCTCGCGGCGCTGGATTTCGCTGGTGGTGCTGAACTTCCAGCCGTCGGAACTGATGAAGTTCGCGACGGTGATGTACGCGGCCGACTACACCTTCCGCAAGTCGGCCAAGATGCACAGCTTCACGCAGGGCTTCCTGCCGATGCTGGCGGCGATCGTCGCGGTCGCCTTCCTGCTCTTGATGGAGCCGGACTTCGGCGCGCTGATGGTGGTGATGACGATCGCGATGGGCATCCTGTTCCTCGGCGGCATCAACCTGAGGATCTTCGGCGGGCTGGCGGTGATGGCGATGATGGCGATTGTGCTGTTGATCGTCACGTCGCCGTACCGGTTGAAACGCGTGCTCGGTTTCATGGACCCGTGGGAGGACCCGTACGGCAAGGGCTACCAGTTGAGCCACTCGCTGATCGCGATCGGCCGCGGCGAGTGGTTCGGCGTCGGGCTCGGCGGCAGCGTCGAGAAACTGTTCTACCTGCCCGAGGCGCATACCGACTTCATCATGGCGGTGATCTCTGAGGAGTTCGGCTTCTTCGGCATCCTGGTCGTGATTGGACTGTACGCGTGGATCGTGCGCCGCGCTTTCCACATCGGCGTCGAGTCGAAGAAGCTCGAGCGCTACTACCAGGCGCTGGTCGCGCAGGGCATCGGCATCTGGCTCGGCATCCAGTCCTTCTTCAACATCGGCGTGAACATGGGCCTCTTGCCGACCAAGGGGCTGACGCTGCCGCTGATGTCGTTCGGCGGCTCGGCGATGCTGATGAATTTGATCGCGGTCGCGGTGCTGGTGCGGGTGGACTGGGAGAATAGAAGAATAATGCGTGGCTACAAGGTGTAG
- the murD gene encoding UDP-N-acetylmuramoyl-L-alanine--D-glutamate ligase produces MRFKGQHVIVVGLGDTGLAAARWLAAHGARVTVADSRATPPNAQTLAELLPNVELRAGAFDSLTFADADILVVSPGVPVSTPAIAAFEIEGGEVLGDVELFARAIEDGGAKVIAITGSNGKSTVTSLVGHLCEAAGLDTVVAGNIGLPVLAALLEREQAGKQPDVWVLELSSFQLETTWSLEPDAATVLNISEDHLDRYTDLLDYAHAKTAVFNGGGVQVLNRDDALTRAMSRAGRVVKWFSLKGSADYGLLEKDGGHWLAADGEAVFDTKEMSLQGLHNAANALAALALVEAIGLERSALLAGLATFKGLPHRVELVDEFGGVAFIDDSKGTNVGATEAALYGMTRPVVLIAGGDGKGQDFTPLKPALERIGRAVLLIGRDADKIRAALAGLALPLIDCASLEDATREAASLAEQGDVVLLSPACASLDMFRNYAHRAQVFIDTVASLKAGRT; encoded by the coding sequence ATGCGATTCAAGGGACAACACGTCATCGTCGTCGGCCTCGGCGACACCGGCCTCGCCGCCGCGCGCTGGCTCGCAGCGCACGGCGCACGCGTGACAGTCGCCGACAGCCGCGCGACGCCGCCTAACGCGCAAACGTTGGCCGAGCTGCTGCCCAACGTAGAACTGCGCGCAGGCGCCTTCGACAGCCTGACCTTCGCCGATGCCGACATTCTCGTCGTCAGCCCCGGCGTACCGGTGTCGACGCCGGCGATCGCCGCGTTCGAGATCGAGGGCGGCGAAGTGCTCGGCGACGTCGAGCTGTTCGCGCGTGCGATCGAAGACGGCGGCGCGAAGGTGATCGCGATCACCGGCTCTAACGGCAAGAGCACCGTCACCAGCCTGGTCGGCCATCTGTGCGAAGCCGCCGGCCTCGACACCGTGGTCGCCGGCAATATCGGCCTGCCGGTGCTCGCCGCGCTGCTCGAGCGCGAACAGGCCGGCAAGCAGCCCGACGTGTGGGTGCTGGAGCTGTCGAGCTTCCAGCTGGAAACCACCTGGTCGCTCGAGCCCGACGCGGCGACCGTACTCAATATTTCCGAGGACCACCTCGACCGCTATACGGATCTGCTCGACTACGCGCACGCGAAGACCGCGGTGTTCAACGGCGGCGGCGTGCAGGTGCTCAACCGCGACGACGCGCTGACGCGCGCGATGAGCCGCGCCGGCCGCGTCGTGAAGTGGTTCTCGCTGAAAGGCTCGGCCGACTACGGCTTGTTGGAGAAAGACGGCGGCCACTGGCTTGCCGCAGACGGCGAAGCGGTGTTCGACACCAAAGAGATGTCGCTGCAGGGCCTGCACAACGCGGCGAACGCGCTGGCGGCGCTGGCGCTTGTCGAGGCTATAGGCCTGGAGCGCAGCGCGCTGCTTGCGGGCCTTGCAACCTTCAAGGGCCTGCCGCACCGCGTCGAGTTGGTCGACGAATTCGGCGGCGTCGCCTTCATCGACGACTCGAAGGGCACCAACGTCGGCGCGACCGAGGCGGCGCTTTACGGCATGACGCGGCCGGTGGTGCTGATCGCCGGCGGCGACGGCAAGGGCCAGGATTTCACGCCGCTCAAGCCGGCGCTCGAACGCATCGGCCGCGCGGTGCTCTTGATCGGCCGCGACGCGGACAAGATCCGCGCAGCGCTTGCCGGACTCGCGCTGCCGCTGATCGACTGCGCCTCGCTCGAGGACGCGACACGCGAGGCGGCAAGCTTGGCCGAGCAAGGCGACGTGGTCTTGCTGTCGCCGGCCTGCGCCAGCCTCGACATGTTCCGCAACTACGCGCACCGCGCGCAGGTGTTCATCGACACCGTCGCCAGCTTGAAGGCCGGGCGAACTTAA
- the mraY gene encoding phospho-N-acetylmuramoyl-pentapeptide-transferase, protein MLVWLAEWLSEYIRAFSVFNYVTLRAVLASLTALGISLVMGPWVIRKLTLLKVGQAVRSDGPQTHLVKAGTPTMGGSLILLAIGITTLLWANLANVYVWLLLAVMFGTGALGFYDDWKKVVYKDPKGVSARFKMVCQSTIAIAAGVYLVTTAQLPASTEFIVPFFKNVVYPMGAIGFCVLTYFVIVGTSNAVNLTDGLDGLAALPTVLVASALAIFAYVAGNAVFAKYLGLPFIPGAHEVVVFCAAMAGACLGFLWFNAYPAQVFMGDVGALALGAALGTVAVIVRQEIVLFIMGGLFVMEALSVMIQVASFKLTGKRVFRMAPLHHHYELKGWKETQVVVRFWIITMMLVLAGLATLKLR, encoded by the coding sequence GTGCTGGTCTGGTTGGCCGAATGGCTGAGTGAATACATCCGCGCGTTCAGCGTTTTCAATTACGTCACCCTGCGGGCGGTGCTCGCGAGCCTGACGGCGCTCGGCATCTCGCTGGTGATGGGGCCGTGGGTGATCCGGAAACTGACCTTGCTCAAGGTCGGGCAGGCGGTGCGCAGCGACGGCCCACAGACCCACCTCGTGAAGGCCGGCACACCGACGATGGGCGGCTCGCTGATCCTGCTCGCGATCGGCATCACGACGCTGCTGTGGGCGAACCTCGCCAACGTCTACGTGTGGCTGTTGCTCGCGGTGATGTTCGGCACCGGAGCGCTCGGCTTCTACGACGACTGGAAGAAGGTCGTCTACAAGGATCCGAAGGGCGTGTCGGCGCGCTTCAAGATGGTGTGCCAGTCGACCATCGCGATCGCGGCCGGCGTCTACCTCGTCACCACCGCCCAACTGCCGGCGTCGACCGAGTTCATCGTGCCGTTCTTCAAGAACGTCGTGTATCCGATGGGCGCGATCGGCTTCTGCGTGCTGACCTACTTCGTCATCGTCGGCACGTCGAACGCAGTCAACCTGACCGACGGCCTCGACGGCCTGGCCGCGCTGCCGACGGTGCTGGTCGCCAGCGCGCTGGCGATCTTCGCCTACGTCGCCGGTAACGCGGTGTTCGCCAAATACCTGGGCCTGCCGTTCATCCCCGGCGCGCACGAGGTGGTGGTGTTCTGCGCGGCGATGGCCGGTGCCTGCCTCGGGTTCTTGTGGTTCAACGCCTACCCGGCGCAGGTGTTCATGGGCGACGTAGGCGCCTTGGCGCTCGGCGCCGCGCTCGGCACCGTCGCGGTGATCGTCCGCCAGGAGATCGTGCTCTTCATCATGGGCGGCCTGTTCGTGATGGAGGCGCTGTCGGTGATGATCCAGGTCGCATCGTTCAAGCTGACCGGCAAGCGGGTGTTCCGGATGGCGCCCTTGCACCACCACTACGAACTGAAGGGCTGGAAGGAGACGCAGGTCGTCGTCCGCTTCTGGATCATCACCATGATGCTGGTGCTGGCCGGCCTCGCCACCCTCAAGCTGCGTTAA
- a CDS encoding UDP-N-acetylmuramoyl-tripeptide--D-alanyl-D-alanine ligase, with protein MLTTFEAAALAGGEAVGLEAAFARVTTDSRAIQKGDLFVALKGERFDAHDFVAQALADGAAAAMVGRGFELAGANLIVADDTRLGLGRLAAGWRNRFEGRVVGITGSNGKTTVKEMLASILAAHAGADAVLATAGNLNNDIGLPLTLLKLTDQHRYAVIEMGMNHPGEISYLTGLTRPEVALVNNALRAHLGGFDGVEGIARAKAEIYEGLADGGIAVVPAEDAHAELFRAAAGGHETLSFGLDHGDVKARDVVLEPEGSRFTLVSPKGETLAELASPGLHNVKNALAAAAIALSLDVPLQAIAAGLAAFAGVKGRLQRKVGRGGIAIIDDSYNANPDSMEAGLDVLSAAPAPRVFVMGDIGELGETAPALHAEVGAYAKQKGIDALVTLGPLSRHAADAFGAGATPFDDRAALLAHLDIHLPAGATVLVKGSRFMKMETVVEHLLADNTHPGEK; from the coding sequence ATGCTGACGACGTTTGAAGCGGCGGCACTCGCAGGCGGCGAAGCGGTCGGCCTGGAAGCCGCGTTCGCGCGCGTCACCACCGACAGCCGCGCGATCCAGAAGGGCGACCTGTTCGTCGCCTTGAAGGGCGAGCGTTTCGACGCGCACGACTTCGTCGCGCAGGCCTTGGCCGACGGCGCCGCAGCCGCCATGGTCGGCCGAGGATTCGAGCTGGCCGGCGCGAACCTGATCGTCGCAGACGACACGCGTTTGGGCCTCGGCCGACTCGCCGCCGGCTGGCGCAACCGTTTCGAAGGGCGCGTCGTCGGCATCACCGGCTCGAACGGCAAGACCACGGTCAAGGAAATGCTGGCGTCCATCCTCGCCGCACACGCGGGTGCCGACGCGGTGCTCGCGACCGCCGGGAACCTCAACAACGACATCGGCCTGCCGCTGACGCTGTTGAAGCTCACCGATCAACACCGCTACGCGGTGATCGAGATGGGCATGAACCATCCGGGCGAGATCTCCTATCTGACGGGGCTGACGCGGCCCGAGGTCGCGCTGGTCAACAACGCCTTGCGCGCGCACCTCGGCGGTTTCGACGGCGTCGAGGGCATCGCGCGCGCCAAGGCTGAGATTTACGAAGGCCTCGCCGACGGCGGTATCGCCGTCGTGCCGGCCGAAGACGCACACGCCGAGCTGTTCCGCGCCGCCGCCGGCGGCCATGAAACGCTGTCGTTCGGCCTCGACCACGGCGACGTCAAGGCTCGCGACGTGGTACTCGAGCCTGAGGGCAGCCGCTTTACGCTGGTTTCGCCCAAAGGCGAGACGTTGGCCGAGCTGGCGTCGCCGGGTCTGCACAACGTGAAGAACGCGCTCGCCGCCGCAGCGATCGCGCTCTCGCTCGACGTGCCGCTGCAGGCGATCGCCGCCGGCCTCGCTGCTTTCGCCGGCGTGAAGGGCCGGCTGCAGCGCAAGGTTGGCCGAGGCGGCATCGCGATCATCGACGACAGCTACAACGCGAACCCGGACTCGATGGAGGCGGGGCTCGACGTGCTCTCCGCCGCACCCGCGCCGCGCGTGTTCGTGATGGGCGACATCGGCGAATTGGGCGAGACCGCGCCGGCCTTGCACGCCGAGGTCGGCGCCTACGCGAAACAGAAGGGCATCGACGCGCTCGTGACGCTCGGCCCGCTGAGCCGCCACGCGGCCGACGCCTTCGGCGCCGGCGCAACACCTTTCGACGATCGCGCAGCCCTGCTCGCGCATCTGGATATCCATCTGCCAGCCGGCGCGACGGTGCTGGTCAAGGGCTCGCGTTTCATGAAGATGGAAACGGTGGTCGAGCACCTGCTGGCGGACAACACACACCCCGGGGAGAAGTAA
- a CDS encoding UDP-N-acetylmuramoyl-L-alanyl-D-glutamate--2,6-diaminopimelate ligase produces MKSRVTPLSDWDPAQLTSLGVPLRRIESDSRRVLPGDLFLACRGEYTDGRDFIAAALARGAAAVLWDDADGFAWNPDWAVPNLPVPELRERAGIVAAHVLGHPSLKMVVLGITGTNGKTSISHWLAQAFSLLGRKAALIGTVGNGFYGELTETSHTTPDPVTVQQRLAEYQRQGAKVVTMEVSSHGLDQSRVNGVSFATAVFTNLTRDHLDYHGSMEDYGAAKAKLFHWEGLKHAVVNADDAFGRQLIADIDQNATQVVSYGLEQGDVRPLKLAASLDGLALDVATPWGEVAIKTELLGRFNAANLLACLATLCVNGVSLKDAAQVLSRIQPARGRMQRIGGSREPLVVIDYAHTPDALEKALSTLAEIRTAGSKLFCVFGCGGDRDKGKRSMMGGIAEKYADVAVVTSDNPRTEDPQAIIEDILSGMEKAGHVDQDRAAAIAWAVQSARPGDIVLVAGKGHEDYQEINKVKHPFSDFRVAEAALTAWGEQHADDV; encoded by the coding sequence ATGAAAAGCCGCGTAACGCCGCTGTCCGACTGGGACCCGGCGCAATTGACCTCCCTTGGCGTCCCCCTGCGCCGCATCGAGTCCGACAGCCGACGCGTGCTGCCGGGCGACCTGTTTCTGGCGTGCCGCGGCGAATACACCGACGGCCGCGATTTCATCGCCGCCGCGCTCGCGCGCGGCGCGGCGGCCGTGCTGTGGGACGACGCCGACGGCTTCGCGTGGAACCCCGACTGGGCGGTGCCCAACCTGCCGGTGCCCGAGCTGCGCGAACGCGCCGGCATCGTCGCCGCCCACGTGCTCGGCCACCCCAGCCTGAAGATGGTGGTGCTCGGCATCACCGGCACCAACGGCAAGACGTCGATCTCGCACTGGCTCGCGCAGGCGTTCTCGCTCTTGGGCCGCAAGGCGGCGCTGATCGGCACCGTCGGCAACGGCTTTTACGGCGAGCTGACCGAGACCAGCCACACGACGCCCGACCCGGTCACCGTGCAGCAAAGGTTGGCCGAGTACCAGCGCCAGGGCGCGAAGGTCGTCACGATGGAAGTGTCGAGCCACGGGCTCGACCAGAGCCGCGTCAACGGCGTGAGCTTCGCGACCGCGGTGTTCACCAACCTGACGCGCGACCACCTCGACTACCACGGCAGCATGGAAGACTACGGCGCGGCCAAGGCCAAGCTGTTCCACTGGGAAGGCCTGAAGCACGCGGTGGTCAACGCCGACGACGCCTTCGGCCGCCAGCTGATCGCCGACATCGACCAGAACGCGACGCAGGTCGTCAGCTACGGCCTTGAACAGGGCGACGTGCGTCCGCTTAAGCTTGCCGCCAGCCTGGACGGCCTCGCGCTCGACGTTGCGACGCCGTGGGGCGAGGTCGCGATCAAGACCGAACTGCTCGGCCGCTTCAACGCCGCCAATCTCTTGGCCTGCCTCGCGACTCTGTGCGTGAACGGCGTGTCTCTGAAAGACGCGGCCCAGGTGCTGTCGCGCATCCAGCCGGCGCGCGGGCGCATGCAGCGCATCGGCGGCAGCCGTGAACCGCTGGTCGTGATCGATTACGCGCACACGCCCGACGCGCTCGAAAAAGCGCTGTCCACCTTGGCCGAGATCCGCACGGCCGGCAGCAAGCTCTTCTGCGTGTTCGGCTGCGGCGGCGACCGCGACAAGGGCAAGCGATCGATGATGGGCGGCATCGCCGAGAAATACGCCGACGTCGCCGTCGTCACCAGCGACAACCCGCGCACCGAAGATCCGCAGGCGATCATCGAGGACATCTTGTCCGGCATGGAAAAAGCCGGCCACGTCGACCAGGACCGCGCCGCCGCGATCGCGTGGGCGGTGCAGTCGGCGCGCCCGGGCGACATCGTGCTGGTAGCCGGCAAGGGTCACGAGGACTACCAGGAGATCAACAAGGTCAAGCACCCGTTCTCCGACTTCCGCGTCGCCGAAGCGGCGCTCACCGCGTGGGGAGAGCAGCATGCTGACGACGTTTGA
- a CDS encoding peptidoglycan D,D-transpeptidase FtsI family protein yields the protein MRTAQPRGRRQASAVRHPGLIMGPGRVRVVLLGLGLLFLTLVGRALYLQVVQQDFLQNQGDARFRRSLVLEANRGVITDRNGEPLAISTPVQSIWASPDDMVPVPPDKLRKLAGLLEMPASDIAGKLADKKREFVFLKRQISPEVANAVMALGVPGVARQQEYRRYYPAGEVMAHVVGFTGVDGKGQEGLELAREKMLAGKNGSRVVLKDRRGHIIEDLAAIERPRDGQTLVLSIDQRIQYLAYRELKNAVEVNKAKAGGVVVLDGKTGEVLALANYPSYNPNNRRILEPEMRRNRAVVDLFEPGSTMKPFPVSMAIENGKVTPDTWMDTQPYMIGPATVRDSHPKPAMTVTEVIQKSSNVGSSKMALMFAPEQMWTFYDQVGFGRSTRSGFPGEASGRLRNWKGWRPIEQATMSFGYGVSVSLIQLAHAYTIFTNNGELLPVSFARLAAPMPSKPVISAGTAKKMRDMMMAVTQEGGTGIRAQVLGYHVGGKSGTARKLVNGGYAADKHIGLFVGFAPATAPRLIVAVMIDEPTGGSYYGGTVAGPAFSAITAGSLRIMGVKPDAPSNNTLIPVDQIPEIREDA from the coding sequence ATGCGCACCGCCCAGCCCCGCGGCCGACGTCAGGCCAGCGCCGTGCGCCATCCGGGCCTCATCATGGGGCCCGGGCGGGTGCGCGTCGTGCTGTTGGGGCTGGGCCTGTTGTTCCTGACGCTGGTCGGCCGCGCGCTGTACCTGCAGGTCGTGCAGCAGGACTTCCTGCAGAACCAGGGCGACGCGCGTTTCCGCCGTAGTCTCGTGCTGGAAGCCAACCGCGGCGTGATCACCGACCGCAACGGCGAACCGCTGGCGATCAGCACGCCGGTGCAGTCGATCTGGGCGAGCCCCGACGACATGGTGCCGGTGCCGCCCGACAAGCTGAGGAAACTGGCCGGCCTGCTCGAAATGCCCGCCAGCGACATCGCCGGCAAACTCGCGGACAAGAAACGCGAGTTCGTGTTTTTGAAGCGCCAGATCAGCCCCGAGGTCGCCAACGCGGTCATGGCGCTCGGCGTCCCGGGCGTCGCCCGTCAGCAGGAATACCGCCGCTACTACCCGGCCGGCGAGGTGATGGCGCACGTGGTCGGCTTCACCGGTGTCGACGGCAAGGGTCAAGAAGGGCTGGAGCTGGCGCGAGAGAAGATGCTCGCAGGCAAGAACGGCAGCCGCGTCGTGTTGAAAGACCGTCGCGGCCACATCATCGAGGATCTGGCGGCGATCGAACGGCCGCGGGACGGCCAGACGCTGGTGCTGTCCATCGACCAGCGTATCCAGTACCTCGCCTACCGCGAACTGAAAAATGCGGTCGAAGTGAACAAGGCGAAGGCCGGCGGCGTCGTCGTGCTCGACGGCAAGACCGGCGAAGTGCTCGCGCTGGCGAATTATCCATCGTACAACCCGAACAATCGGCGCATCCTCGAGCCCGAGATGCGCCGCAACCGCGCAGTGGTCGACTTGTTCGAGCCGGGCTCGACGATGAAACCGTTCCCGGTATCGATGGCGATCGAGAACGGCAAGGTGACGCCCGACACCTGGATGGATACCCAGCCGTATATGATCGGTCCGGCGACGGTGCGCGACTCGCACCCGAAGCCCGCGATGACCGTGACCGAGGTGATCCAGAAGTCGAGCAACGTCGGCTCGTCGAAGATGGCGCTGATGTTCGCGCCGGAACAGATGTGGACGTTTTACGACCAGGTCGGCTTCGGCCGTTCGACCCGTTCGGGCTTCCCGGGCGAGGCGAGCGGCCGGCTGCGCAACTGGAAGGGCTGGCGCCCGATCGAGCAGGCGACGATGTCGTTCGGCTACGGCGTGTCGGTCAGCCTGATCCAGCTCGCGCACGCCTACACGATCTTCACCAACAACGGCGAACTGTTGCCGGTGTCGTTCGCGCGGCTGGCCGCGCCGATGCCGTCCAAGCCCGTCATCAGCGCCGGGACCGCGAAGAAGATGCGCGACATGATGATGGCCGTGACGCAGGAAGGCGGCACCGGCATCCGCGCGCAGGTGCTCGGTTACCACGTTGGCGGCAAGTCGGGCACCGCGCGCAAGCTGGTGAACGGCGGCTACGCGGCCGACAAGCATATCGGCCTCTTCGTCGGCTTCGCACCGGCGACCGCGCCGCGGCTGATCGTCGCGGTGATGATCGACGAGCCGACTGGCGGCAGTTACTACGGCGGCACCGTCGCCGGCCCGGCGTTCTCGGCGATCACCGCCGGCAGCCTGCGCATCATGGGCGTGAAGCCCGATGCGCCCTCCAACAACACCCTGATTCCGGTCGACCAGATACCGGAAATTCGAGAAGACGCATGA
- the ftsL gene encoding cell division protein FtsL, with translation MNRLNVLLLTLVVFSSWSVVTAQYDARKRYSELEKEQKLAQTLEVDYGRLLLEQSTWGAHARIEKAVGSRLGMHTPDQREVQIVSVKGGA, from the coding sequence ATGAACCGCCTCAACGTCTTGCTGCTCACCCTCGTGGTGTTCTCGTCGTGGTCGGTCGTCACCGCCCAGTACGACGCACGCAAGCGTTACAGCGAACTCGAGAAGGAGCAGAAGCTCGCGCAGACGCTCGAGGTCGACTATGGGCGGCTCTTGCTCGAACAGAGCACCTGGGGGGCGCACGCGCGCATAGAAAAGGCGGTCGGCAGCCGCCTCGGCATGCACACGCCCGACCAGCGTGAAGTCCAGATCGTGTCAGTGAAAGGCGGCGCCTGA
- the rsmH gene encoding 16S rRNA (cytosine(1402)-N(4))-methyltransferase RsmH yields the protein MSAGFQHVTVLLNEAVAALAIRPDGVYVDCTFGRGGHSRAILAQLGPTGRLIAFDKDPLAVAEADRLAAADPRFTIVHEAFETLTRELDRLGVDAVDGVLMDLGVSSPQIDDGARGFSFRFDAPLDMRMDTTRGVTAAEWLAEASEADIREVIKTYGEERFARQIAAAIVATRAESPITTTRELAGLVAKNVRTREPGQDPATRTFQAIRIYINRELDELKAVLPQAARRLKAGGRLSVIAFHSLEDRIVKHYMKDAATADELPSWVAVRAADIPEPPIKLVGKAVRASADEVRANPRSRSAILRIAERTGAPWREGDE from the coding sequence GTGAGCGCCGGCTTTCAACACGTCACCGTCCTCTTGAACGAGGCGGTCGCCGCGCTGGCGATCCGCCCGGACGGCGTTTACGTGGACTGCACTTTCGGGCGCGGCGGCCATAGCCGCGCCATCCTGGCACAGTTGGGCCCTACGGGCCGGCTGATCGCCTTCGACAAGGACCCGCTGGCGGTGGCCGAGGCCGACCGCCTCGCCGCCGCCGACCCCCGCTTCACCATCGTGCACGAGGCCTTCGAGACGCTCACGCGCGAACTCGACCGCCTCGGCGTCGACGCGGTGGACGGCGTGCTGATGGATCTGGGCGTGTCGTCGCCGCAGATCGACGACGGCGCGCGCGGGTTCAGTTTCCGATTCGACGCGCCGCTGGACATGCGCATGGACACCACGCGCGGCGTCACCGCCGCCGAGTGGTTGGCCGAGGCGTCCGAGGCCGATATCCGAGAGGTGATCAAAACCTATGGTGAAGAGCGGTTTGCTCGCCAGATTGCAGCAGCCATTGTTGCGACAAGGGCTGAATCCCCGATCACGACCACGCGCGAGCTCGCCGGCCTCGTCGCGAAAAACGTCCGTACTCGCGAACCGGGTCAAGACCCCGCGACGCGTACCTTCCAGGCGATCCGCATTTATATCAACCGCGAGCTCGACGAGCTGAAGGCGGTGCTGCCGCAGGCGGCGCGCCGGCTGAAGGCCGGCGGCCGCCTGTCGGTGATCGCGTTTCATTCGCTCGAGGACCGCATCGTCAAGCACTATATGAAGGACGCGGCGACCGCCGACGAACTGCCTTCGTGGGTCGCGGTGCGCGCCGCCGACATCCCCGAGCCGCCGATCAAGCTGGTCGGCAAGGCGGTGCGCGCGAGCGCCGACGAAGTGCGCGCCAACCCGCGCTCGCGCAGCGCCATCCTGCGCATCGCCGAACGCACCGGCGCGCCGTGGCGTGAGGGGGACGAATGA